One window of Mesorhizobium sp. WSM4904 genomic DNA carries:
- a CDS encoding DUF6492 family protein, producing MNSRFVPDVATRIEPLPRAPSAAVVTASYAPDFERCRLLCETMDRHVTGIARHYILVEHRDVALFRRLEGSSRTIVDERDLLPRWLRAFDDPLSLFHRRVWVSLRTQPLRGWHVQQLRRIAIAAHAREDVLVFCDSDVAFLKPFDASVFWRDGKTRLFRRDGALAKDGHDEHRIWSRNAGSALGIDPIKASTHDYISTLIAWRRETVKAMCERIEKTHGRDWVSVVGSARKFSECMIYGRYVDDVLDGAGHFHDPVEFCRVHWNGEALSDEEFRRFVDAMAPEQVAIGMQSFIGTDVGRIRRLMGLDRWSNSRKSV from the coding sequence TTGAACAGCCGTTTCGTGCCGGACGTCGCCACCAGGATCGAGCCGCTGCCGCGCGCGCCGTCGGCCGCGGTCGTGACGGCGAGCTACGCGCCGGATTTCGAGCGCTGCCGGCTGCTGTGCGAGACCATGGACCGCCATGTCACCGGTATCGCGCGGCACTACATCCTCGTCGAGCACCGTGACGTGGCACTGTTTCGTCGGCTCGAGGGCAGCAGCCGCACGATCGTCGACGAGCGGGATCTTCTGCCGCGCTGGCTGCGCGCTTTCGACGACCCGCTCAGCCTGTTCCACCGCCGCGTCTGGGTCAGTCTTAGGACCCAGCCGCTGCGCGGCTGGCACGTGCAGCAGCTGCGCCGCATCGCCATTGCCGCCCATGCCAGGGAGGACGTGCTCGTCTTTTGCGATTCCGACGTCGCCTTCCTCAAGCCGTTCGACGCGAGCGTCTTCTGGCGCGACGGCAAGACGCGGCTGTTCCGGCGCGATGGCGCGCTGGCCAAGGACGGCCATGACGAGCATCGCATCTGGTCGCGCAATGCCGGCTCGGCGCTCGGTATCGACCCGATTAAGGCTTCGACGCATGATTACATCTCGACGCTGATCGCCTGGCGCCGCGAGACCGTCAAAGCGATGTGCGAGCGGATCGAAAAGACGCACGGGCGCGACTGGGTCAGCGTCGTCGGATCGGCGCGCAAATTCTCCGAATGCATGATCTACGGCCGCTATGTCGACGACGTGCTCGACGGCGCCGGCCACTTCCATGATCCGGTGGAATTCTGCCGCGTCCACTGGAACGGCGAGGCGCTGTCGGACGAGGAGTTCCGCCGTTTCGTCGACGCCATGGCGCCCGAGCAGGTGGCGATCGGCATGCAGTCCTTCATAGGCACCGATGTCGGCCGCATCCGCCGTTTGATGGGGCTCGATCGCTGGAGCAA
- a CDS encoding WecB/TagA/CpsF family glycosyltransferase, with amino-acid sequence MNMHAARAAFGFDTLRRILGISVLAVRWDDAVALLSRLIAERRFTKVSFLNAHNANLAYSDPVFAEALDDFLVLPDGVGVDIAAKLLYGSPFPDNLNGTDFIPAFLQASTRRLTVALLGATRVNAEAASLKLSALAVQHKFVVIHDGYFSPAEEPVIIERIARLKPDVLLVAMGVPRQELWIARHIDARHCTLPIAVGALLDFLSGTVPRAPLWMRRLRLEWLFRLWIEPARLWRRYVVGNPLFLWRVLKQKLSHGSRPAEARR; translated from the coding sequence ATGAATATGCATGCCGCGCGCGCCGCCTTCGGCTTCGACACGCTGAGGAGGATCCTCGGTATCTCCGTGCTTGCCGTCCGTTGGGACGATGCCGTCGCACTGCTTTCGCGGTTGATCGCCGAGCGGCGCTTCACCAAGGTGAGCTTCCTCAACGCCCACAACGCCAATCTCGCCTACAGCGATCCGGTATTTGCCGAAGCGCTCGACGATTTCCTCGTGCTGCCGGACGGCGTCGGCGTCGACATTGCCGCGAAGCTGCTCTACGGCTCGCCTTTCCCGGACAATCTCAACGGCACCGATTTCATCCCGGCCTTCCTGCAGGCATCGACGCGGCGGCTGACCGTGGCGTTGCTTGGCGCGACGCGGGTCAATGCCGAGGCGGCGTCCCTCAAGCTTTCGGCGCTCGCCGTGCAGCACAAATTCGTCGTCATCCATGACGGCTACTTCTCCCCCGCGGAGGAGCCCGTAATTATCGAGCGTATTGCCAGGCTGAAGCCGGATGTGCTGCTGGTCGCCATGGGCGTGCCGCGCCAGGAACTGTGGATCGCGCGCCATATCGATGCTCGTCACTGCACACTGCCGATCGCGGTCGGCGCGCTGCTCGATTTCCTCAGCGGCACCGTGCCGCGCGCCCCGCTGTGGATGCGCCGTCTCAGGCTCGAATGGCTGTTTCGCTTGTGGATCGAACCCGCCCGCTTGTGGCGCCGCTACGTGGTCGGCAACCCGCTCTTCCTGTGGCGCGTCCTCAAGCAGAAATTGTCGCACGGGTCGCGGCCAGCGGAGGCGCGCCGTTGA
- a CDS encoding glycosyltransferase family 4 protein: protein MHLLFATSIVPDGVLASGYEIANAAIIDALRRAGVRVTVIGFSWPGKPAADPENTIVLGAIDVRTESASPRQKLAWASKAMLTGLTFASVKLRVVSDADVLAAIERAGPFDGYVLNSVQFAGAFGGLFSDRPSIFVAHNVEHRSAEENAAAAGSALQRWLFRREARLLAVMEERLCRAARFVFTLAEEDRAALGVASDDRSAVLPLVTRAEAPAKNGPRRIDCDAALIGTWTWQPNRIGLDWFLTKVVPHLKADFRIRIAGNMPSGVTSTHPGVQFVGRVPDAQAFVRGGAVIPLISTAGSGVQLKTIETFELGLPSVATSRSLRGIGYRPQNCVVTDDPIAFASALEAAAADVRDIDGSAFRRQQVKALDAAIRLGLERLGAVRHEVAA, encoded by the coding sequence ATGCATCTGCTGTTCGCCACATCGATCGTGCCCGACGGCGTTCTCGCCTCGGGTTACGAGATCGCCAACGCCGCGATCATCGACGCGCTGCGGCGTGCCGGCGTGCGCGTGACGGTGATCGGCTTCAGCTGGCCGGGAAAGCCTGCCGCCGATCCCGAAAACACAATTGTCCTCGGCGCGATCGATGTGCGCACCGAAAGCGCTTCGCCGCGGCAGAAGCTGGCCTGGGCGAGCAAGGCGATGCTCACCGGTCTCACCTTCGCTTCGGTCAAGCTGCGCGTCGTTTCCGATGCGGATGTGCTCGCGGCAATCGAGCGCGCCGGCCCGTTCGACGGTTACGTGCTCAACTCCGTGCAATTTGCCGGCGCCTTCGGAGGGCTCTTCAGTGATCGGCCGTCGATCTTCGTCGCGCATAATGTCGAGCATCGCTCGGCCGAGGAGAACGCCGCCGCGGCCGGCAGTGCGCTTCAACGCTGGCTGTTCCGCCGCGAGGCCAGACTGCTCGCAGTCATGGAAGAGCGTCTCTGCCGCGCCGCACGCTTCGTCTTCACGCTGGCCGAAGAGGATCGCGCGGCACTCGGCGTCGCCTCCGACGACCGCTCGGCGGTGCTGCCGCTGGTGACGCGCGCCGAGGCGCCGGCGAAGAACGGTCCGCGCCGCATCGATTGCGACGCCGCGCTCATTGGCACCTGGACCTGGCAGCCCAACCGCATCGGCCTCGACTGGTTCCTGACCAAGGTCGTTCCGCATCTTAAGGCGGATTTCCGCATCAGGATCGCCGGCAACATGCCGTCGGGCGTGACGTCGACCCATCCCGGCGTCCAATTCGTCGGCAGGGTCCCTGACGCCCAGGCCTTCGTTCGCGGTGGCGCCGTCATTCCGCTGATCAGTACCGCCGGCAGCGGCGTGCAGCTGAAAACCATCGAGACCTTCGAGCTTGGCCTGCCTTCCGTTGCCACCAGCCGCTCGTTGCGCGGCATCGGCTATCGGCCGCAAAACTGTGTCGTGACCGACGATCCGATTGCCTTCGCCTCGGCGCTCGAAGCGGCGGCGGCCGATGTTCGCGACATAGACGGCAGCGCCTTCCGTCGCCAGCAGGTGAAGGCGCTCGATGCCGCGATCCGGCTTGGGCTGGAGAGGCTCGGCGCCGTCAGGCACGAGGTCGCGGCATGA
- a CDS encoding glycosyltransferase — MLPLPSDALVSIVGVSIAGVSIAGRSPGLAAETVEAVVTLPTFKRPQLLLETLASLKAQKTSRRFAVIVMENEADAREGAKAALPLFESGEMPGLVIIAHERGNCSAYNAGWQTAMMQFSNFRHLLVIDDDEVAEPDWLERMCRAAETLRADIVGGPQVPVFADPSHAGWADHPVFAPPYRETGRVPALYSSGNLLVGRNVLMAMGPPFLDLRFNFMGGGDSDFLSRASQQGFALGWCAEARVREGVPARRVEADWIRARSLRNGVISTLVEKKKRAGTPFAGTKVLLKSLALLAASPLRGAVRLACTGSLATGLYPIYVALGRVLAEFGYANEQYRQPEKN; from the coding sequence ATGCTCCCTTTGCCATCGGACGCTTTGGTATCGATTGTGGGGGTATCGATCGCGGGGGTATCGATCGCGGGGCGGTCTCCGGGCCTCGCCGCCGAGACCGTCGAGGCGGTCGTCACGCTGCCGACCTTCAAGCGGCCTCAGCTGCTCCTGGAAACGCTGGCATCGCTCAAAGCCCAGAAAACCTCGCGCCGCTTCGCCGTCATCGTCATGGAAAACGAGGCCGACGCGCGTGAGGGCGCCAAGGCGGCACTGCCGCTGTTCGAGAGCGGCGAGATGCCGGGCTTGGTGATCATCGCGCATGAGCGCGGCAATTGCAGCGCTTACAATGCCGGCTGGCAGACGGCGATGATGCAGTTCTCCAACTTCCGGCACCTTCTCGTCATCGACGACGACGAGGTCGCCGAGCCCGACTGGCTGGAGCGCATGTGCAGAGCCGCCGAGACGCTTCGAGCCGACATCGTCGGCGGGCCGCAAGTGCCGGTCTTCGCCGATCCCTCACATGCGGGATGGGCCGACCACCCGGTCTTTGCGCCGCCATACCGCGAAACGGGCCGTGTGCCGGCACTCTATTCGTCGGGCAATCTGCTGGTCGGGCGCAACGTGCTGATGGCCATGGGACCGCCCTTCCTCGATCTCAGGTTCAACTTCATGGGCGGCGGCGATTCCGATTTCCTCAGCCGCGCGTCGCAGCAGGGTTTCGCGCTCGGCTGGTGCGCCGAGGCAAGGGTCAGGGAAGGGGTTCCAGCGCGTCGCGTGGAGGCCGACTGGATCCGCGCCCGAAGCCTGCGCAACGGCGTGATCTCTACCCTGGTGGAAAAGAAGAAGCGAGCGGGCACGCCGTTCGCCGGGACCAAGGTTCTGCTGAAGAGCCTGGCTCTGCTTGCCGCCTCGCCGCTGCGCGGCGCCGTAAGGCTGGCGTGCACGGGTTCGCTGGCGACAGGCCTCTACCCCATCTATGTCGCGCTCGGTCGCGTGCTTGCCGAATTCGGATATGCCAATGAGCAGTACCGGCAGCCTGAGAAGAACTGA
- a CDS encoding O-antigen ligase: MSSTGSLRRTERAPLSAAFTREGLATAIAALLFATIIVSFRPFQPAGAELTGDGGDIVNQLGFGSLGAISIFSLLAFADPRVVRSLISPSWALMLGFFFLSVILATDPPSATRAASFTMIGIITMATILVLPRDADSFARVIIFTAVVVMGLSYVGLFAFPHEALHTTHSQEPEHAGLWRGVFTHKNIAGPVMACFSFAGLYLWRRGQRWWGVGIFSAAMIFMLHTGSKTTVGLVPFSILIVVLPSLIGMRLGTPILFLAAIIATAVGTLGIVFIPPVKHLAAAYFPNLTYTGRTTLWEFAGEMLAKKPWTGYGYESFWGTPLLLNQDQPFDRPWDIRTIVHGHDGYLDIAVLMGIPALCVAVYTFLIAPLRDYMRIPPRKENILLGDFFMMVVLFAALNGFLESFFFRRADPVWLFFVFSVLGLRQMSLRPLPTRSPN, translated from the coding sequence ATGAGCAGTACCGGCAGCCTGAGAAGAACTGAGCGCGCGCCGCTCAGCGCCGCCTTCACGCGCGAGGGCCTTGCGACGGCAATCGCGGCGCTGCTTTTTGCCACCATCATCGTGTCGTTCCGGCCCTTCCAGCCTGCCGGCGCCGAACTCACCGGCGATGGCGGCGATATCGTCAACCAGCTCGGCTTCGGCTCGCTCGGCGCCATCTCGATCTTCTCGCTGCTCGCCTTCGCGGATCCGCGCGTCGTGCGCTCGCTCATCAGCCCGTCCTGGGCACTGATGCTGGGCTTCTTCTTCCTGTCGGTGATATTGGCGACCGACCCGCCGTCGGCGACGCGCGCCGCCTCCTTCACCATGATCGGCATCATCACCATGGCGACGATCCTGGTGCTGCCGCGCGATGCCGATTCCTTCGCCAGGGTCATCATCTTCACCGCCGTCGTGGTGATGGGGCTCTCTTATGTCGGCCTCTTCGCCTTTCCGCACGAGGCGCTGCATACCACCCACTCGCAGGAGCCCGAGCATGCGGGCCTGTGGCGCGGCGTCTTCACCCACAAGAACATCGCGGGACCGGTGATGGCCTGCTTCAGCTTCGCCGGGCTCTATCTCTGGCGTCGCGGGCAGCGCTGGTGGGGCGTCGGCATCTTCTCAGCGGCCATGATCTTCATGCTGCACACCGGCTCGAAGACGACCGTCGGACTGGTGCCGTTCTCGATCCTGATCGTGGTGCTGCCCAGCCTCATCGGCATGCGGCTCGGCACGCCGATTCTGTTTCTGGCCGCGATCATCGCGACGGCGGTCGGCACGCTGGGCATCGTCTTCATCCCGCCTGTGAAGCATCTGGCCGCGGCCTATTTCCCGAACCTCACCTATACCGGCCGCACCACGCTGTGGGAGTTCGCCGGCGAGATGCTGGCGAAGAAGCCCTGGACCGGCTACGGCTACGAAAGCTTCTGGGGAACGCCGCTGCTGCTCAACCAGGACCAACCGTTCGACCGCCCCTGGGACATCCGCACCATCGTGCACGGCCATGACGGCTATCTCGACATCGCCGTGCTTATGGGCATCCCCGCGCTCTGCGTCGCGGTCTATACGTTCCTTATCGCGCCCCTGCGCGACTACATGCGCATCCCGCCGCGCAAGGAGAACATCCTCCTCGGCGACTTCTTCATGATGGTGGTGCTGTTCGCGGCGCTGAACGGTTTCCTCGAAAGCTTCTTCTTCCGCCGCGCCGACCCCGTCTGGCTGTTCTTCGTGTTCAGCGTGCTTGGCCTGAGACAAATGTCGCTGCGGCCTCTTCCGACTCGCAGTCCCAACTGA